A genomic window from Pyruvatibacter sp. includes:
- a CDS encoding ATP F0F1 synthase subunit B (Produces ATP from ADP in the presence of a proton gradient across the membrane. Subunit B is part of the membrane proton channel.) encodes MLSLFSDSSFITAISFFGFVGLLLYFGVAGRITSALDARADAIKTELEEARKLREEAQALLAQYQRKQRDAEEEAQEIVSQARHEAERLAAETKVKLDEQVARRTALAEQKIAMAESQAMKDVRDAATEVAIAAAAKVLAETSDDARQDALINDSLDQVRQRLV; translated from the coding sequence ATGTTGTCGCTTTTTTCCGATAGCAGTTTCATTACTGCCATTTCGTTTTTTGGCTTTGTCGGGCTGCTGCTGTATTTCGGCGTTGCCGGGCGCATCACGTCGGCGCTTGATGCGCGCGCTGATGCCATCAAGACCGAGCTGGAAGAAGCCCGCAAGCTGCGCGAAGAAGCGCAGGCCCTGCTGGCCCAGTATCAGCGCAAGCAGCGCGACGCCGAGGAAGAGGCGCAGGAAATCGTGTCGCAGGCACGCCACGAGGCCGAACGTCTGGCTGCTGAAACAAAAGTAAAACTCGATGAGCAGGTGGCACGGCGCACAGCCCTTGCCGAACAGAAAATTGCCATGGCTGAATCACAGGCCATGAAGGATGTCCGCGACGCTGCAACGGAAGTGGCCATTGCGGCCGCCGCCAAAGTGCTGGCCGAAACCAGCGATGATGCCCGTCAGGACGCCCTCATAAATGACAGCCTGGATCAGGTGCGCCAGCGTCTCGTTTAG
- a CDS encoding nucleotidyltransferase family protein: MTDADFLTLIQRNPANAAILHRAPTLGLADAWLVSGSLFQTVWNALTDRPAGHGIKDYDIFYFDRDTSYEAEDEQIRRAADLFQDLDISIEVRNQARVHLWYKDHFGIDYAPLSSACEGIDRFLAIACKVGVSLDGQQRIYAPDGLDDMAQLRIRPNASANFLAEHYAAKCARWQGMWPELTIEAV; encoded by the coding sequence GTGACCGACGCCGACTTTCTCACCCTCATTCAAAGAAACCCGGCCAATGCTGCCATTCTGCATCGTGCGCCGACGCTTGGTCTTGCTGATGCGTGGCTGGTCTCAGGCAGCCTGTTTCAGACCGTCTGGAACGCGCTGACAGACCGGCCCGCCGGACACGGTATCAAGGACTATGACATTTTCTATTTTGATCGCGACACATCCTACGAAGCGGAGGACGAGCAGATACGCCGTGCGGCAGACCTGTTCCAGGATCTCGACATCAGTATCGAGGTGCGCAATCAGGCACGCGTGCACCTTTGGTACAAAGATCATTTCGGCATCGACTACGCGCCGCTGTCTTCCGCCTGCGAGGGCATTGATCGCTTTCTGGCGATCGCCTGCAAGGTCGGCGTGTCGCTTGACGGACAGCAGCGCATCTATGCGCCTGATGGCCTCGACGACATGGCGCAGTTGCGCATTCGCCCGAACGCGAGTGCCAACTTTTTAGCCGAGCACTACGCTGCCAAGTGCGCGCGATGGCAAGGCATGTGGCCCGAACTAACCATTGAGGCCGTTTAG
- the gcvPB gene encoding aminomethyl-transferring glycine dehydrogenase subunit GcvPB produces MSSKTTFTGHRGLDHEEQLIFERGREGACGVDLPEPDGVASRLGGLERKGAVGLPGLSEPEVVRHFVRMSQKNYAIDAGFYPLGSCTMKHNPRLNEKMARLPGFADVHPLQPQSTVPGALELMHELARWLMELTGMPAVAMSPKAGAHGELCGIMAMRAALEARGEAATRTRILVPESAHGTNPATAAACGFTVDAIPATDEGRVDLAAFEAKLGPDVAGIMLTNPNTCGLFERDIRKIADAVHEAGGYFYCDGANFNAIVGRVKPGDLGVDAMHINLHKTFSTPHGGGGPGAGPVVFSDALAPFAPLPYVVSDAKGLRLVEDDASSDATPFGRMVAFHGQMGMFVRALSYMMSHGSDGLRQVAEDAVLNANYVLETLKSEMTASFEGPCMHEALFDDRFLKGTGIETLDFAKAMIDEGYHPMTVYFPLVVHGAMLIEPTETESKETLDEFIGCMLDLAKAAKAGDTQRFKNAPELTPRRRLDETTAARNPVLRWTPPAPAQAAE; encoded by the coding sequence ATGAGCAGTAAAACAACATTCACCGGCCATCGCGGTCTTGACCACGAAGAGCAGCTGATTTTCGAGCGCGGCCGCGAGGGTGCCTGCGGCGTGGACCTGCCCGAACCCGACGGTGTGGCGTCACGCCTTGGCGGCCTTGAACGCAAGGGGGCCGTTGGCCTTCCCGGTCTGTCAGAGCCTGAAGTGGTCCGCCATTTCGTGCGCATGTCACAGAAGAACTATGCCATTGACGCAGGCTTTTATCCGCTGGGCTCATGCACCATGAAGCACAACCCGCGCCTCAACGAAAAAATGGCGCGCCTTCCGGGCTTTGCGGACGTGCACCCGCTGCAGCCGCAATCCACTGTGCCCGGCGCGCTCGAACTCATGCACGAACTGGCCCGCTGGCTGATGGAGCTTACCGGGATGCCTGCCGTCGCCATGTCGCCCAAGGCAGGTGCCCACGGTGAGCTGTGCGGCATCATGGCCATGCGCGCAGCCCTTGAAGCGCGGGGCGAAGCAGCCACCCGCACCCGCATTCTGGTGCCTGAAAGTGCCCACGGCACAAACCCGGCAACGGCGGCAGCCTGCGGCTTTACCGTTGACGCCATTCCAGCCACCGACGAAGGCCGCGTGGACCTTGCAGCCTTCGAGGCCAAGCTCGGCCCGGACGTTGCGGGCATCATGCTCACCAACCCCAACACCTGCGGCCTGTTCGAACGTGACATCCGCAAAATTGCCGATGCCGTTCACGAGGCAGGCGGCTATTTTTATTGCGACGGCGCCAACTTCAACGCCATTGTCGGCCGCGTGAAGCCGGGCGATCTGGGCGTGGATGCCATGCACATCAACCTGCACAAGACATTTTCCACACCTCATGGCGGCGGTGGTCCCGGTGCAGGCCCTGTAGTGTTCTCGGATGCCCTGGCCCCCTTCGCGCCGCTGCCTTATGTGGTGAGCGATGCAAAAGGTCTGCGGCTGGTGGAGGACGACGCATCGTCAGACGCAACGCCGTTTGGCCGCATGGTCGCCTTCCACGGCCAGATGGGCATGTTCGTCCGCGCGCTGTCCTACATGATGAGCCACGGCTCGGATGGTCTGCGGCAAGTGGCCGAAGACGCCGTGCTGAACGCCAACTACGTGCTGGAAACCCTCAAGAGCGAAATGACGGCGAGCTTTGAGGGTCCGTGTATGCACGAGGCACTGTTCGATGATCGCTTCCTCAAGGGAACCGGCATTGAGACGCTGGACTTTGCCAAGGCAATGATCGACGAGGGCTACCACCCGATGACGGTCTATTTCCCGCTTGTTGTGCATGGCGCGATGCTGATTGAGCCAACGGAAACCGAGTCCAAGGAGACATTGGACGAGTTCATCGGCTGCATGTTGGATCTTGCCAAAGCTGCAAAAGCCGGCGATACGCAACGCTTCAAGAACGCCCCCGAACTCACACCACGCCGCCGCCTTGATGAAACCACCGCCGCCCGCAACCCGGTGCTGCGCTGGACACCACCAGCCCCGGCGCAGGCAGCGGAATAG
- the gcvPA gene encoding aminomethyl-transferring glycine dehydrogenase subunit GcvPA, with protein MRYLPLTADDRQQMLGVIGAKSIDDLFIDVPEAARIKHTFDLPPHQGELEVERALSAMAAKNTSAGSVPFFVGCGAYKHHVPASVDHLIQRSEFLTSYTPYQPEISQGTLQYLFEFQTQVALLTGMDVANASMYDGSTACGEAVQMAHRVTRRNKALLSGNLHPHYRAVIETSARFAGDGVVALDAAPTSAEDIAGRIDDDTSCVVVQYPDFFGNVRDLTDIAAAAHAQGALMIVAIPEIISMGALKTPGEMGADIVVAEGQSIGNALNFGGPYVGLFATRQKYVRQMPGRLAGETVDADGKRGYVLTLSTREQHIRREKATSNICTNSGLCCLAFTIHLALLGEKGFTRLAALNHESAIKLADALSAVPGADVLTPAFFNEFTVRTPKPAAQVIEALAEKGVLGGVPASRLMPDDKSVSDLIIVAATEVNTDADRAAYAAALTEVLS; from the coding sequence ATGCGTTACCTTCCCCTCACGGCGGACGACCGCCAGCAGATGCTCGGCGTCATTGGTGCCAAAAGCATTGATGATCTGTTCATTGATGTGCCGGAAGCCGCGCGCATCAAGCACACATTTGATCTGCCGCCTCACCAGGGCGAACTTGAGGTCGAGCGCGCTTTGTCTGCCATGGCCGCTAAAAACACGAGCGCGGGAAGCGTGCCGTTTTTCGTTGGCTGTGGCGCCTACAAGCACCACGTGCCCGCCTCGGTGGATCACCTGATCCAGCGCTCGGAGTTTTTGACCTCCTACACGCCTTACCAGCCGGAAATCTCGCAGGGCACGCTGCAATATCTGTTCGAGTTTCAAACCCAGGTAGCCCTGCTGACCGGCATGGATGTGGCCAACGCCTCCATGTATGACGGCTCGACCGCGTGTGGCGAAGCCGTGCAGATGGCGCACCGCGTGACCCGCCGCAACAAGGCGCTGCTGTCGGGCAACCTGCACCCGCATTACCGCGCCGTAATTGAGACATCGGCCCGGTTTGCAGGCGATGGTGTTGTTGCGCTGGATGCCGCGCCGACCAGTGCTGAAGACATTGCAGGCCGGATCGACGACGACACGTCCTGCGTCGTCGTTCAGTACCCGGACTTTTTCGGCAATGTGCGCGATCTGACCGACATTGCTGCTGCGGCGCACGCCCAAGGCGCATTGATGATTGTCGCCATTCCCGAAATCATTTCCATGGGTGCCCTCAAGACCCCCGGCGAGATGGGGGCAGATATTGTGGTGGCCGAAGGCCAGTCCATCGGCAACGCGCTTAATTTCGGCGGGCCGTATGTGGGTCTGTTCGCCACCCGCCAGAAATACGTGCGTCAGATGCCGGGCCGTCTGGCCGGTGAAACCGTGGATGCGGATGGCAAGCGCGGCTATGTGCTGACACTCTCTACCCGCGAACAACATATTCGCCGTGAGAAAGCCACCAGCAACATCTGCACAAACTCGGGTCTGTGCTGCCTGGCTTTCACCATTCATCTGGCCCTGCTGGGCGAAAAAGGCTTCACCCGCCTTGCCGCCCTCAATCACGAAAGCGCCATCAAGCTGGCGGACGCGTTGTCTGCCGTACCCGGTGCAGACGTGCTGACACCAGCATTCTTCAATGAGTTCACAGTGCGGACACCTAAACCTGCCGCGCAGGTGATTGAGGCTCTTGCCGAAAAAGGCGTGCTGGGCGGTGTGCCCGCGTCACGGCTGATGCCCGATGATAAATCGGTCAGTGATCTGATTATTGTCGCCGCAACTGAAGTCAACACGGATGCTGACCGCGCAGCCTATGCCGCAGCGCTTACCGAGGTTCTGTCATGA
- the gcvH gene encoding glycine cleavage system protein GcvH, producing MADIKYTKDHEWVRVEGDTATVGITDYAQEQLGDVVYVELPDIGKTVGQGDEAAVVESVKAASEVYAPVSGEVIEINDGLADAPAGVNDDAMGSGWFVKLRLSNTSELEKLMSEDEYKTYLAELD from the coding sequence ATGGCTGATATCAAATACACCAAGGACCACGAATGGGTGCGCGTTGAAGGCGATACCGCCACCGTGGGCATTACCGATTACGCGCAGGAGCAACTGGGCGACGTTGTATATGTGGAACTGCCCGACATCGGCAAAACCGTGGGGCAGGGCGACGAGGCTGCCGTTGTCGAATCGGTCAAGGCGGCCTCTGAGGTCTATGCGCCGGTCTCCGGCGAAGTTATCGAAATCAATGACGGGCTGGCGGATGCGCCTGCCGGCGTCAATGACGACGCAATGGGCAGCGGCTGGTTCGTCAAGCTCAGGCTGAGCAACACCAGCGAACTCGAAAAACTGATGTCCGAAGACGAGTACAAAACCTATCTGGCGGAGCTCGATTGA
- the gcvT gene encoding glycine cleavage system aminomethyltransferase GcvT: protein MADGSSHDLKTTPLHSLHVELGAKMVPFAGYDMPVQYPLGVLGEHNHTRAKAGLFDVSHMGQAFLEGPDHETTARALEALVPGDMRGLARGQQRYTVLLTDDGGIIDDLMVARSASADDDGRLFLVVNASRKDVDYAHIASCLPQGVTLAPATERALLALQGPAAVEVMARHCPQAADLTFMSATSAEFVVGGQSIDCHVSRSGYTGEDGVEISVPAAHAQTMARALLAHDEVEPIGLGARDSLRLEAGLCLYGNDIDETTSPVEASIAWVIPKHRRVAGDFPGAERILRELADGPSRKRVGILPDGKAPARGHTEIQVAGAAVGEITSGGFGPTTDGPVAMGYVALAHAKVGTSLDLIVRGKPRTAHVARLPFAPHRYAK, encoded by the coding sequence GTGGCTGATGGTTCTTCTCACGATCTGAAAACAACTCCCCTGCATTCGCTGCATGTGGAGCTGGGGGCCAAAATGGTCCCCTTCGCAGGCTACGATATGCCGGTGCAATATCCGCTCGGCGTGCTTGGCGAACACAACCACACCCGTGCCAAAGCCGGTCTGTTTGATGTTTCGCACATGGGGCAGGCGTTTCTTGAAGGGCCGGACCATGAGACCACGGCGCGCGCGCTCGAAGCCCTGGTGCCCGGTGACATGCGGGGCCTTGCGCGCGGCCAGCAGCGTTACACAGTTCTCCTCACCGACGACGGTGGCATCATCGATGACCTGATGGTCGCGCGTTCAGCATCAGCCGATGACGATGGCCGCCTGTTTCTGGTGGTCAATGCCTCGCGCAAGGATGTTGACTACGCGCACATCGCGTCGTGCCTGCCACAAGGTGTTACGCTGGCTCCGGCCACTGAACGTGCGCTGCTTGCCCTTCAGGGGCCAGCGGCAGTTGAGGTAATGGCGCGTCATTGCCCCCAGGCCGCTGACCTTACTTTCATGAGCGCCACAAGCGCGGAGTTTGTTGTCGGGGGGCAAAGCATCGACTGCCACGTCAGCCGTTCGGGCTATACCGGCGAAGACGGCGTTGAAATCTCCGTACCGGCTGCCCACGCGCAGACGATGGCTCGCGCGCTGCTGGCGCATGATGAAGTGGAGCCGATCGGCCTTGGTGCCCGCGACAGCCTGCGTCTTGAGGCCGGGCTTTGTCTCTACGGCAATGACATTGACGAAACAACCTCGCCCGTTGAAGCCTCCATTGCCTGGGTCATTCCCAAACACCGCCGTGTGGCCGGAGATTTTCCGGGTGCGGAGCGTATTCTCAGGGAGCTTGCCGATGGCCCGTCGCGCAAGCGCGTCGGCATTCTGCCCGACGGCAAGGCCCCCGCGCGCGGCCACACCGAAATACAGGTGGCAGGCGCGGCGGTGGGCGAAATCACCTCCGGCGGCTTTGGCCCCACCACAGACGGCCCCGTCGCCATGGGCTATGTGGCCTTAGCGCACGCCAAGGTAGGCACTTCTCTTGATCTCATTGTGCGTGGCAAGCCGCGCACCGCGCATGTGGCCAGGTTGCCCTTCGCGCCCCATCGCTACGCAAAATAG